From Etheostoma spectabile isolate EspeVRDwgs_2016 chromosome 8, UIUC_Espe_1.0, whole genome shotgun sequence, a single genomic window includes:
- the mtss1la gene encoding MTSS I-BAR domain containing 2a isoform X5, with protein MESVEKECGALGGLFQAIVNDMKSSYPVWEDFSAKATKLHSQLRTTILAAVAFLDAFQKVADMATNSRGATRDVGSALTRMCMRHRSIEAKLRHFTNALMEGLVTPLQDRIEEWKKTANQLDKDHAKEFKRSRQEIKRKSLDTIKLQKKARKELLGRGNLRPQLDSAMQDVSDLYLLMEETEKQAVRRALLEERGRYCTFINLLQPVVNVEIAMLGEITHLQPIVDDLTMLTEDPHKLPPASEQVIRDLKGSDYSWSYQTPPSSPSSAGSRKSSMCSILQMPSAGAHRLSSVSSHDSGFVSQDANTQSKPPSPMPSDITSQDWAKSCEPSLASTLQRRRESVDKMRELEAPPSPLGYSGMQLDDPHRARIVPGTIAAKHGEPLSPAASTLAMVLTRGLSMEQQQKSSRDSLQYSSGYSTQTNTPSCSEDTIPSQGSDYECYSLNGDADSEGQADFDKSSTIPRHSNIAQSYRRMIQTKRPASTAGLPAGKTLQGTPNGAGGSISGAITSGTATIRRTPSSKTGVRRTPSTSGPIPIRPPIVPVKTPTVPDSPGYASPSQHRVGSEEFLYGDDPTASDYKRASPKRMSLPDTSWGCGGGGADRTVYAQQAPGMAAHSAEEDPMLAANRHSLVEKIGELAASAHALGEGHFPFHSPLPGDPTQRVSQEPSSTTQEDMDMLVSIRRGVRLRKAVTDDRSAPRILW; from the exons ATGGAGTCGGTGGAGAAGGAGTGTGGAGCGCTGGGTGGATTATTCCAGGCCATCGTGAACGACATGAAG AGCTCTTACCCTGTCTGGGAGGACTTCAGTGCCAAGGCCACAAAACTGCACTCTCAACTCAG GACCACGATTCTGGCAGCGGTGGCCTTTTTAGATGCCTTTCAGAAGGTAGCGGATATGGCTACCAACTCTCGAG GTGCCACCAGGGACGTCGGCTCAGCTCTGACAAGGATGTGCATGCGGCACCGCAGCATTGAGGCCAAATTACGCCACTTCACCAA TGCTCTTATGGAAGGCCTGGTTACGCCACTCCAGGACAGGATAGAGGAATGGAAGAAGACCGCTAATCAGCTGGACAAAGACCATGCCAAAG AATTCAAGAGGTCTCGTCAGGAAATCAAAAGGAAGTCGCTAGATACTATAAAGCTCcagaaaaaagcaagaaaag AGCTTCTAG GCCGGGGGAACCTGCGCCCCCAGCTGGACAGCGCCATGCAGGATGTCAGTGACCTGTACCTGCTGATGGAGGAGACGGAGAAGCAGGCGGTGCGCCGAGCCCTCCTGGAAGAGAGAGGGCGTTACTGTACATTCATTAACCTTCTGCAGCCTGTGGTG AATGTAGAGATTGCCATGCTGGGAGAGATAACGCATTTACAGCCCATTGTTGATGACCTCACTATGCTGACCGAAGACCCACACAAGCTGCCCCCAGCCAGCGAGCAG GTGATCCGGGATCTGAAAGGCTCCGACTATAGCTGGTCTTACCAGACCCCTCCTTCCTCCCCCAGCAGCGCCGGCTCCAGGAAGAGCAGCATGTGCag CATCCTCCAGATGCCCTCAGCCGGAGCGCATCGGCTCAGCAGTGTCTCCTCCCACGATTCGGGCTTCGTGTCCCAGGACGCCAACACCCAATCTAAGCCTCCGTCGCCCATGCCCTCTGACATCACCAGCCAG GACTGGGCTAAATCCTGTGAGCCATCCCTGGCCAGCACTCTGCAGCGTAGGAGGGAGTCTGTGGATAAGATGAGAGAACTGGAAGCTCCACCAAGTCCACTGGGGTATTCTGGGATGCAACTAGATGATCCGCACCGAGCGAGAATTGTCCCAGGAACCATTGCAGCCAAG cATGGCGAGCCACTCTCTCCAGCAGCCAGTACTCTAGCTATGGTTCTGACCCGAGGCTTGAGtatggagcagcagcagaagagCAGCAGGGACTCTCTGCAGTACTCCAGTGGCTACAGCACCCAGACCAACACTCCCTCCTGCTCCGAGGACACCATACCCTCACAAG GGTCTGATTATGAGTGCTACTCTCTCAATGGAGATGCTGACAGCGAGGGGCAGGCAGACTTTGACAAGTCCTCCACCATCCCACGCCACAGTAACATTGCTCAGAGCTACCGCCGTATGATCCAAACCAAGCGGCCTGCCAGTACAGCAGGTCTGCCTGCAGGTAAGACCCTGCAGGGCACTCCAAATGGTGCCGGGGGGAGCATCTCTGGAGCTATCACGTCGGGGACGGCCACCATTCGCCGGACACCGTCCTCCAAAACGGGAGTGAGACGCACGCCGTCCACATCTGGCCCCATTCCCATCCGGCCCCCCATCGTGCCAGTTAAGACCCCCACAGTGCCAGATTCACCGGGGTATGCTAGCCCATCCCAGCATCGTGTGGGCAGCGAGGAGTTTCTATACGGCGATGACCCAACTGCTAGTGACTACAAGAGGGCTTCTCCGAAGCGGATGAGCCTCCCTGACACATCTTGgggctgtggaggaggaggggcgGACAGGACCGTTTACGCTCAACAGGCCCCTGGCATGGCCGCCCACAGCGCTGAGGAGGACCCCATGCTCGCTGCCAACCGCCACAGCCTGGTGGAGAAGATAGGGGAGCTGGCAGCCAGCGCCCACGCCCTCGGTGAGGGTCACTTCCCTTTCCACAGCCCTTTGCCAGGGGATCCGACTCAGCGTGTGTCCCAGGAGCCATCCTCCACGACCCAGGAGGACATGGATATGCTGGTGTCTATACGCCGGGGGGTGAGGCTCCGCAAGGCAGTGACTGACGACAGGTCGGCTCCGAGGATTCTGTGGTAG